One part of the Mariniblastus fucicola genome encodes these proteins:
- a CDS encoding DUF1501 domain-containing protein produces MLRQAACGFGGVALSSMLAQSSMAGSRDVPVLGDPHYPAKVKSVIFLYMDGGPSQVDTFDPKERLTKDNGKPFAAKREPTQFNNAGNTLGSPWKFNQYGESGIPVSDLFKHVAQHVDDLAVVRSMTSNFSEHTNANYFLHTGSGLQGRPSMGAWTSYGLGSENQDLPGFVVLNGGLVPPGGLDNFNSGFLPAAFQGSTFQSGDMPVANILPQEKKPGLQRAKLDLLASLDQSAMQRDGVHDQLESAIKNYELAFRMQSAVPDLTNLDDETAATKEAYGMNAKFEPTQIYARQCLLARRLVERGVRFIELTCPKVRGDRWDQHDGLRDGHEKNALAVDQPIGALLADLKQRGLFEETLVIWTGEFGRTPFAQGKNGRDHNPYGFSSWLAGGGIKGGTIYGATDEFGYRAIENKVEIHDLHATMLHLLGVDHERLTFRWSGRDMRLTDVHGKLIDGILA; encoded by the coding sequence ATGCTTCGCCAAGCCGCTTGTGGATTCGGAGGCGTGGCTCTATCCAGCATGTTGGCGCAGTCATCGATGGCTGGTTCGCGCGACGTTCCAGTTCTCGGCGATCCGCACTATCCGGCGAAAGTCAAAAGCGTCATCTTTCTCTACATGGACGGCGGCCCCAGCCAGGTCGATACCTTCGACCCCAAAGAACGGCTGACCAAAGACAACGGCAAACCCTTCGCCGCCAAACGCGAACCGACTCAGTTCAACAACGCAGGCAACACGCTGGGCAGTCCGTGGAAATTCAACCAGTATGGCGAATCCGGAATTCCGGTCAGCGATCTGTTCAAACACGTGGCTCAACACGTCGACGATCTGGCCGTCGTTCGATCGATGACCAGCAATTTCTCTGAACATACCAATGCCAATTACTTCCTGCACACCGGTTCCGGATTGCAGGGCCGGCCGAGCATGGGGGCCTGGACCAGCTATGGTTTGGGTAGCGAAAATCAGGACTTGCCAGGCTTCGTCGTGCTCAACGGAGGCCTCGTTCCGCCGGGCGGGTTGGATAACTTCAACAGTGGGTTCCTCCCCGCGGCCTTTCAGGGTTCGACGTTTCAATCCGGAGACATGCCGGTCGCCAACATTCTGCCTCAAGAGAAGAAGCCCGGATTGCAGCGAGCGAAGCTTGATCTGTTGGCGTCGCTCGATCAATCCGCGATGCAACGCGATGGCGTGCATGATCAACTCGAATCGGCGATCAAAAATTATGAGCTGGCGTTTCGAATGCAATCGGCTGTTCCCGATCTGACCAATCTGGACGATGAAACCGCGGCGACAAAAGAAGCTTACGGGATGAACGCGAAATTCGAGCCGACTCAGATTTATGCTCGGCAATGTTTGTTGGCCAGACGACTGGTCGAACGTGGTGTCAGGTTCATCGAGTTGACTTGTCCCAAAGTCCGCGGTGATCGCTGGGATCAACACGATGGGCTCCGTGACGGACACGAAAAGAATGCTCTGGCTGTCGATCAACCCATCGGCGCGTTGTTGGCTGATTTGAAACAACGAGGCCTGTTTGAGGAAACGTTGGTGATTTGGACCGGAGAGTTCGGCAGGACCCCCTTTGCGCAGGGGAAGAATGGTCGCGATCACAACCCGTATGGATTTAGCTCGTGGTTAGCCGGCGGCGGCATCAAGGGCGGCACCATTTACGGCGCGACGGACGAATTTGGCTACCGAGCGATCGAAAACAAAGTCGAGATTCACGATCTGCATGCGACAATGTTGCACCTGTTGGGCGTGGATCACGAAAGGCTCACGTTTCGTTGGTCCGGTCGCGACATGCGGTTAACGGACGTTCACGGAAAACTGATCGACGGAATTTTGGCTTAG
- a CDS encoding low molecular weight protein-tyrosine-phosphatase, which translates to MTAPKSVLFVCLGNICRSPTGEGVLQNLVEQRGLEDQIQIDSAGTIGYHEGNPADRRMRNHASQRGYDLLSRSRKITADDLERFDLVIAMDRQNLADIMSIDSSAENVRLLSHFLDDNWPEDVPDPYYGGADGFETVLDMIEAACPAILDRLLGREFESPAETNQ; encoded by the coding sequence ATGACCGCTCCCAAATCCGTACTCTTCGTCTGCCTTGGAAACATCTGTCGGTCGCCGACTGGAGAAGGCGTGCTGCAGAACCTGGTCGAACAGCGAGGCCTCGAAGACCAAATCCAAATCGATTCTGCTGGCACGATTGGCTACCACGAAGGCAACCCCGCCGATCGCCGCATGCGAAACCACGCGTCGCAACGAGGCTACGACCTGCTCAGCCGATCACGGAAGATAACCGCCGACGATCTGGAGCGATTTGACTTGGTCATCGCGATGGACCGGCAGAACCTCGCCGACATAATGTCGATCGACTCATCTGCCGAAAACGTTCGACTACTCAGCCACTTCCTTGACGACAATTGGCCGGAAGACGTACCCGATCCGTATTACGGTGGAGCCGACGGGTTTGAGACAGTGCTCGACATGATCGAAGCCGCCTGTCCCGCGATTCTGGATCGACTGCTCGGTCGCGAATTCGAATCTCCTGCCGAAACCAACCAATAA
- a CDS encoding nucleotidyltransferase, with translation MFNPDFKDMLRALSGAKIDFLLVGAYAVAAHGHPRATGDLDLWVRPSSETAPRVYRVLAEFGAPPHDLTIDDLAKPGMVFQIGVEPSRIDILTAISGVDFDQAWGNRLSIEIDGIELCVIGRDDLIVNIRACGRPKDIADAETLDPTNS, from the coding sequence TTGTTCAACCCCGACTTCAAAGACATGTTGCGCGCGTTATCCGGCGCGAAGATTGATTTCCTGCTCGTCGGTGCTTATGCCGTCGCTGCCCATGGCCATCCACGCGCTACTGGCGACCTCGATCTTTGGGTTCGTCCGAGCTCCGAAACTGCGCCCCGTGTCTACCGCGTCCTCGCTGAATTTGGAGCACCGCCTCACGATCTAACAATTGATGACTTGGCTAAACCCGGCATGGTCTTTCAGATCGGTGTCGAACCTTCACGAATTGACATACTGACGGCAATTTCTGGCGTTGACTTCGATCAGGCGTGGGGCAACCGGCTTTCTATTGAAATCGATGGTATTGAACTTTGCGTGATCGGCCGCGACGATTTGATCGTAAACATAAGAGCTTGTGGGCGTCCCAAAGATATTGCAGATGCAGAAACCCTTGACCCTACCAATTCGTAG
- a CDS encoding recombinase family protein yields MSFYDYTKPKNGTKFEGIGVARISGENQDEKSWEDQEAFYREWLDRTYGRDNYELRVIAYQGSGQILDHTEFLELCDLVATGDYDFVIAEDLSRIIRRLQAVIFCEEAEALGTRVVGIGDPVDTSIEGWEYAAVFTSLKNKAFCKDTARRIRRTLRNRFANGEIVMCLQYGYIKPHPGASDEEVQKDPEADAVYEKWVSMLEDDATYAEVARWLNSENVPTGKYCTEDKWTGAMVKRLTYNPILKGERHRNKKKVRRKQNGRPECINAPPEELLVRQVPHLAFFEPDRWDRLIRKLDERNKKYQRSKERKNDPRAGVARKRTRWPGQHLRCGVCGRIFVHGGHGRKGRMMCNGARVYTCWNAMSVDAAQVAEVVTSDIRELVRGLPSFDVHWVTEYENQRAQFRAAQDAELGRIEKELAKEKGALENFLAALGELGSSPSVLQKVKSCESKIQLLEDRRYQLEQDCGQREELPSLEEITAVSDETFSNLAVECEEFGRLMKSVVTEFFVLPYQLANGGHVQPRIAFRICLAPLVGSSDMELLQFDRIVDLAKKPKRLRFLNDVVRMVNTGEKHVDVAEKLGIFKTEVGYAMALHRRMQELGVADPWIPVVDESQAARYFKRVRNSVFKFEPLEGFESTRHPRAE; encoded by the coding sequence ATGTCGTTTTATGACTATACGAAACCGAAGAATGGCACCAAATTCGAAGGAATCGGTGTCGCGCGTATCTCTGGTGAGAATCAGGATGAAAAGTCTTGGGAGGATCAAGAGGCGTTTTATCGGGAATGGCTGGATCGCACTTACGGACGCGACAACTACGAGTTGCGAGTGATCGCATATCAGGGAAGTGGTCAAATCTTGGACCACACGGAGTTTCTCGAACTCTGCGATCTGGTGGCAACAGGAGACTACGATTTCGTGATCGCTGAAGATCTGAGTCGTATCATCCGTCGGCTCCAGGCAGTCATCTTCTGTGAAGAAGCGGAAGCTTTGGGAACCCGTGTTGTTGGTATTGGGGATCCGGTGGATACCTCCATCGAAGGTTGGGAATACGCCGCAGTTTTCACATCTCTGAAGAACAAAGCGTTTTGCAAAGATACCGCACGCCGCATTCGGAGGACTCTGCGGAACCGCTTCGCCAATGGTGAGATCGTTATGTGTCTCCAGTATGGGTACATCAAACCGCATCCAGGGGCTTCGGATGAAGAGGTCCAAAAAGATCCTGAGGCTGATGCCGTTTATGAGAAGTGGGTTTCCATGCTTGAAGACGACGCAACCTATGCTGAAGTCGCTCGTTGGTTGAACTCAGAAAATGTTCCGACTGGAAAGTACTGCACAGAAGACAAGTGGACAGGTGCCATGGTGAAACGCCTGACATACAACCCGATTCTTAAAGGTGAAAGGCATCGCAACAAGAAAAAAGTTCGACGGAAGCAGAATGGTCGCCCAGAGTGCATTAATGCTCCGCCAGAGGAGTTGTTGGTCCGCCAGGTTCCGCATCTGGCTTTTTTTGAGCCTGACCGCTGGGATCGTTTGATTCGCAAGTTGGATGAGCGCAACAAGAAGTACCAGCGATCAAAGGAGCGAAAAAACGACCCTCGTGCAGGTGTTGCTCGGAAGCGGACACGTTGGCCGGGGCAACACCTTCGTTGTGGCGTCTGTGGGCGAATTTTTGTTCATGGCGGACATGGACGCAAAGGGCGGATGATGTGCAATGGCGCGCGTGTATACACATGCTGGAATGCAATGTCCGTTGATGCCGCTCAAGTAGCCGAAGTGGTCACAAGTGACATTCGCGAATTGGTTCGCGGGCTTCCTTCTTTCGACGTGCATTGGGTAACTGAGTACGAAAACCAACGTGCTCAATTTCGAGCTGCTCAGGATGCTGAATTGGGGCGTATTGAAAAGGAGTTGGCGAAGGAAAAAGGGGCCCTTGAGAATTTCCTTGCGGCGCTTGGTGAACTCGGTTCAAGTCCTTCTGTTTTGCAGAAGGTGAAATCTTGTGAATCCAAAATCCAACTGCTGGAAGATCGGAGGTACCAACTTGAGCAAGATTGCGGACAGCGTGAAGAACTTCCATCACTGGAAGAGATCACTGCCGTGTCAGATGAAACATTCAGCAATCTGGCAGTTGAGTGCGAGGAATTTGGAAGACTGATGAAATCTGTCGTTACGGAATTCTTTGTATTGCCGTATCAGCTTGCAAATGGAGGACATGTGCAGCCACGGATTGCATTTCGAATTTGTCTGGCTCCATTGGTAGGAAGTTCTGATATGGAGTTGCTGCAATTTGATCGGATTGTTGACTTGGCCAAAAAGCCAAAGCGTCTTCGATTCCTCAATGACGTTGTTCGGATGGTCAATACTGGTGAAAAGCATGTTGACGTGGCAGAAAAGCTTGGGATTTTCAAAACGGAAGTTGGCTATGCGATGGCTCTGCATCGTCGAATGCAAGAGCTCGGCGTCGCCGATCCATGGATTCCTGTCGTCGATGAAAGCCAGGCAGCCCGTTACTTCAAGAGAGTTCGCAACTCGGTGTTCAAGTTTGAACCCCTGGAGGGGTTTGAGTCAACGCGGCACCCACGCGCCGAGTAG
- a CDS encoding DUF1257 domain-containing protein — translation MQSACKRLHLPKATRGTFELYNSKETGLGFELPNWKYPVVANTETGELRFDNYNGRWGSQEFLDQFLQAYAAEQVKIEARKKGHSVVEQRLDNGSIKLTVRVGGVA, via the coding sequence GTGCAATCGGCATGCAAGCGACTTCATTTACCCAAGGCAACTCGTGGTACGTTCGAGCTTTACAACTCGAAGGAGACCGGACTTGGATTCGAGTTGCCGAATTGGAAGTATCCTGTTGTCGCCAATACGGAGACTGGCGAACTTCGATTTGACAACTACAACGGACGCTGGGGTTCGCAAGAATTCCTTGATCAGTTCTTGCAAGCTTATGCCGCTGAACAGGTCAAAATCGAAGCGCGAAAGAAAGGCCACTCTGTGGTCGAACAGCGACTCGATAACGGATCTATCAAACTCACAGTCCGCGTGGGAGGTGTAGCTTGA
- a CDS encoding DUF2997 domain-containing protein → MVSPNGESQVETKGFDGNSCREGSKFIESALGKRSGETLKPEFHTQTPSQNSVENSN, encoded by the coding sequence GTGGTTTCACCAAATGGTGAAAGCCAAGTCGAAACCAAGGGCTTTGACGGGAATAGCTGCCGAGAAGGAAGCAAGTTTATCGAGTCAGCTCTCGGTAAACGCTCAGGTGAAACGTTGAAGCCTGAGTTCCATACCCAAACACCGTCACAGAACTCCGTTGAGAATTCTAACTAA
- a CDS encoding AAA family ATPase, translating to MMLKEKLHELVSACFTGIWIETHETHEAAAEIRQLCQEQDWQLATWDIDRGLVVGTGENLLEANDPLAAIKAVNAMATNDGAAVLVMNNLHKFISSTEVLQALQHQLLSGKQDRTIVIGLSPTAQIPNELEKLFVVIEHALPNREQLEEIVRSIATEEGEFPDGAKLETVLDAAAGLTRLEAENAFSLSLVRQGRIEPDAIWELKAGMLKKSGLMQLYHGEEDFNSLGGLENLKAFTKRCLLQPNRDKPLRRPRGVLLLGVPGTGKSAFAKSLGKETDRPTLVLDIGALMGSLVGQTEANIRRALQIADAMAPCILFVDELEKALSGAAGSGQSDSGVSSRLFGTLLSWMNDHTSNVYLVATCNDISKIPPELTRAERFDGIVFLDLPSREEKGAIWQQYISTFELDRDQSLPNDKGWTGAEVRACCRLSALLDVPLKQAATNVVPVSATAGESVERLRTWANGRCLDAEKGGIYQYRKSSSSRRKVRRDPSLN from the coding sequence ATCATGTTGAAAGAAAAGCTTCACGAGCTGGTGTCCGCATGCTTTACAGGCATTTGGATTGAGACTCATGAAACCCACGAAGCGGCTGCCGAGATTCGGCAGCTTTGCCAAGAGCAAGACTGGCAGTTGGCGACGTGGGATATTGATCGAGGCCTGGTTGTTGGCACTGGTGAAAACTTGCTAGAGGCGAATGATCCGCTGGCAGCGATCAAGGCCGTTAATGCGATGGCAACAAACGATGGAGCAGCCGTATTGGTAATGAACAACTTGCACAAGTTCATCTCGTCGACGGAAGTCCTTCAGGCTTTGCAGCACCAACTGCTGTCGGGAAAACAAGACCGAACCATCGTAATCGGCTTGTCTCCAACAGCCCAGATCCCTAACGAATTGGAAAAGCTGTTCGTCGTCATCGAGCATGCGCTACCCAATCGTGAACAGCTTGAAGAAATTGTTCGTTCGATCGCAACCGAAGAAGGCGAGTTTCCGGACGGAGCGAAGCTTGAAACGGTACTCGATGCTGCGGCCGGGCTAACTCGACTTGAAGCGGAAAATGCTTTTAGCCTTAGCTTGGTACGCCAAGGTCGCATCGAGCCAGATGCGATCTGGGAGTTGAAGGCGGGAATGCTGAAGAAGTCAGGATTGATGCAGCTCTATCACGGTGAAGAAGACTTCAATTCGTTGGGCGGCCTCGAAAACTTGAAGGCGTTCACGAAGCGATGTTTGCTTCAACCGAACCGGGACAAGCCGTTGAGGCGACCACGCGGTGTCTTGTTGCTGGGTGTACCTGGTACCGGCAAGTCGGCATTCGCAAAAAGCCTTGGCAAGGAGACGGACCGGCCAACGCTTGTTCTCGATATTGGTGCGCTCATGGGAAGCCTTGTAGGCCAAACTGAGGCGAACATCCGACGGGCTCTTCAGATCGCTGATGCGATGGCGCCTTGCATCCTGTTTGTCGACGAGTTGGAAAAGGCACTGAGCGGCGCAGCGGGTTCTGGCCAATCAGATTCGGGAGTGTCGTCTCGCTTGTTTGGAACGTTGCTTTCCTGGATGAACGACCATACCTCGAACGTTTACTTGGTTGCCACTTGCAACGACATCAGCAAGATACCGCCTGAGCTGACACGAGCCGAACGCTTCGACGGAATCGTTTTTCTAGATCTTCCAAGCCGCGAAGAAAAAGGCGCAATCTGGCAGCAGTATATCTCGACGTTTGAGCTTGATAGAGATCAGTCTCTTCCTAATGACAAAGGATGGACGGGGGCCGAAGTGCGAGCTTGCTGTCGATTGTCAGCACTGCTTGATGTCCCGCTCAAACAGGCGGCAACCAACGTTGTTCCTGTTTCTGCAACGGCAGGTGAGTCCGTAGAACGACTTCGCACCTGGGCCAACGGACGATGCCTTGATGCAGAGAAAGGAGGGATCTATCAGTACCGCAAAAGTTCCAGTTCGCGACGCAAGGTCAGACGCGATCCGTCGCTTAACTAA
- a CDS encoding integrase core domain-containing protein: MVTEALRKAIESRRPEPGVLLHHSDRGCQYTSDAFQGILRTLNIQCSMSRTGCCYDNAVMERFFWSLKHEWTKHRRYENLEEARMSVFKYIETFYNSKRIHQTLGYQTPDEFERNYRAALAA; this comes from the coding sequence ATCGTGACTGAAGCCTTGAGGAAAGCAATTGAATCAAGACGGCCGGAGCCCGGTGTGCTGCTTCATCACAGCGATCGAGGCTGTCAGTACACCAGCGACGCCTTTCAGGGAATTCTTCGAACGCTAAACATTCAGTGCTCAATGAGCCGAACAGGATGCTGTTATGACAACGCCGTCATGGAGCGGTTCTTCTGGTCGCTGAAGCATGAATGGACGAAGCATCGTCGCTACGAAAACCTTGAGGAGGCTCGCATGAGCGTCTTCAAATACATCGAGACGTTTTACAACTCGAAGAGAATTCATCAAACTCTAGGGTACCAGACGCCCGACGAATTCGAAAGAAACTACCGTGCAGCTTTAGCTGCTTAA
- a CDS encoding IS3 family transposase (programmed frameshift): MSRKRHSTDQIISKLRRADVELGKGKKVPEVCKLLDITEQTYYRWRQKYGGMQPDMVKELRTLQKENARLKKMVAEQALDMEILKEASKGKLVSPERRRRVVTEVRRRLGPDRVSERRACRVLGQSRSTHRYQPRCRDDEAALLQEMRALALRRPRYGAARIHRLLLERHWRVNHKRVHRLWKRENMQVPQKQHRKRRFPGGSENSCYRHRAQHKDHVWSYDFVTDRTEDGRQLRMLVVIDEYTRECLAIEVARSFTAQNVVGVLQYLFAIRGTPQHIRSDNGPEFVARTVCRWLNQAEVKTLFIAKGSPWENGYVESFNGKLRDELLNREIFLSLSEARWVIDRWRLDYNHHRPHSSLNYQTPAAYAAGSVLPASAAPQPPEHCRFY, from the exons ATGTCACGAAAACGTCACAGCACCGATCAGATTATTTCGAAGCTTCGTCGTGCCGATGTGGAGCTTGGTAAAGGGAAGAAGGTACCCGAAGTCTGCAAGCTTTTGGATATCACGGAGCAAACTTACTATCGGTGGCGTCAGAAGTATGGCGGGATGCAGCCTGACATGGTGAAGGAACTCAGAACGTTGCAGAAAGAGAATGCTCGTTTGAAGAAGATGGTTGCGGAGCAGGCATTGGATATGGAGATACTGAAGGAAGCGTCGA AAGGGAAACTGGTAAGCCCTGAACGTCGGCGTCGTGTGGTCACGGAAGTCCGCCGTCGATTGGGGCCAGATCGCGTATCAGAACGTCGAGCTTGTCGTGTTCTTGGTCAATCTCGTAGCACTCACCGCTATCAACCGCGTTGTCGTGACGATGAAGCGGCCTTGCTCCAGGAAATGCGAGCGTTGGCGTTGCGGCGTCCTCGTTATGGCGCGGCCCGTATTCACCGGTTGCTACTTGAACGTCACTGGCGAGTGAATCACAAACGCGTGCATCGCCTTTGGAAGCGAGAGAACATGCAAGTCCCTCAAAAACAGCATCGAAAACGTCGTTTTCCCGGCGGTAGTGAAAACAGCTGTTACCGTCATCGAGCTCAACACAAAGATCATGTCTGGTCCTACGACTTCGTCACCGACCGCACCGAAGATGGCCGTCAACTTCGAATGCTGGTGGTGATCGATGAGTACACTCGTGAGTGTCTTGCGATCGAAGTTGCTCGTTCGTTCACGGCTCAAAACGTCGTTGGCGTTTTGCAATATCTGTTTGCCATTCGAGGCACCCCACAACACATTCGCAGCGACAACGGCCCCGAGTTCGTTGCGAGAACGGTTTGTCGCTGGCTCAACCAAGCGGAAGTCAAAACGCTGTTCATTGCCAAAGGGAGTCCTTGGGAGAACGGTTACGTGGAGTCGTTCAACGGCAAGCTGCGCGACGAGCTATTGAATCGAGAAATCTTCCTGAGCCTGTCAGAAGCTCGCTGGGTGATCGATCGCTGGCGACTGGACTACAACCATCATCGCCCCCACAGCTCATTGAACTATCAAACCCCTGCTGCTTACGCGGCCGGCAGTGTTCTTCCGGCTTCGGCTGCGCCTCAGCCTCCAGAACACTGCCGTTTTTACTAA
- a CDS encoding thioredoxin family protein, translated as MELDRDEFIIAYDSDRVSKAEILAACDKSGFPATVVQNVQVGNANDALVSSSEFTPPPLYAEALAKAKSENKPLVLDFMAVWCSPCKRLVSETFVDEEVAALLEKCVFLKIDTDEYPDLAKQFKVASLPDIRFLSPQGKQVKKLNGFQTPESFENELRHLLSVKEKGSAN; from the coding sequence ATGGAACTGGATCGCGATGAGTTCATCATCGCATACGATTCCGATAGAGTTTCCAAGGCAGAGATTCTTGCTGCCTGTGACAAGTCCGGATTTCCGGCAACTGTTGTGCAGAATGTGCAAGTTGGTAATGCCAACGACGCTCTTGTTTCGTCAAGTGAGTTTACGCCACCTCCGCTTTATGCCGAGGCACTCGCCAAAGCAAAGAGCGAGAACAAACCGCTCGTTCTGGACTTCATGGCCGTTTGGTGTTCTCCCTGCAAACGGCTTGTCAGCGAAACTTTCGTCGACGAAGAGGTTGCTGCTCTTCTGGAGAAATGTGTATTCCTCAAGATCGACACGGATGAGTATCCTGACCTTGCCAAACAGTTCAAAGTCGCCAGCCTTCCAGATATTCGGTTTCTTTCACCTCAAGGAAAGCAGGTCAAAAAACTAAACGGTTTTCAAACACCCGAGTCGTTTGAGAATGAGTTACGTCATTTACTCAGTGTTAAAGAGAAGGGTTCAGCAAATTAG
- a CDS encoding VOC family protein: protein MTAEFFRASPYADDAMSLPVRDIDTAIPFYESKMGFRVASRSEEGCRKAVLERDTIQIGLAENGGDPAQEGCFFEVDDVEAAVAELRSYDSSFKAELQMQKHGDTTYRLFFVIAPDGLCYCIGEAQS from the coding sequence ATGACTGCAGAATTCTTTCGAGCTTCGCCCTACGCCGATGACGCCATGAGCCTTCCGGTTCGAGATATCGACACGGCGATTCCGTTTTACGAGTCGAAGATGGGCTTTCGCGTTGCGTCGCGATCGGAAGAGGGATGTCGCAAGGCGGTGCTTGAGCGGGATACGATTCAAATTGGACTGGCCGAAAACGGCGGTGATCCTGCACAAGAAGGCTGTTTCTTTGAGGTCGACGATGTCGAGGCGGCTGTGGCTGAACTTCGATCGTACGACTCAAGTTTCAAAGCGGAACTTCAAATGCAGAAACATGGTGACACGACGTATCGGCTGTTCTTCGTCATCGCACCCGATGGCTTGTGCTATTGTATCGGCGAAGCACAGAGCTAA
- a CDS encoding MerR family DNA-binding protein — MTGFTIGKVAKAAEVGVETIRFYERKGLIEQPVATGTYRIYPRSVVERIRFIKRAKELGFKLDEIKDLLALADCPKNDRAAVKNIASQKAETLRSRIAELQKAEQALSELVENCSGEGSVKGCPIIDALIDNDLGKEL; from the coding sequence ATGACTGGATTCACAATTGGAAAGGTCGCGAAGGCCGCCGAGGTTGGCGTCGAAACGATCCGATTTTATGAGAGAAAAGGATTGATCGAACAGCCAGTCGCAACTGGTACGTACCGCATCTACCCACGCAGCGTCGTGGAGAGGATTCGGTTCATCAAACGTGCAAAAGAACTTGGCTTCAAGCTTGACGAAATCAAAGATCTGTTGGCCTTGGCTGATTGCCCGAAAAACGATCGTGCTGCCGTCAAAAACATCGCGTCCCAAAAAGCTGAAACGCTTCGCAGCAGGATTGCCGAGCTTCAAAAAGCGGAACAAGCTTTGTCCGAGTTGGTAGAAAACTGTTCCGGAGAGGGATCAGTCAAAGGATGCCCAATCATTGATGCGTTGATTGACAACGATCTTGGAAAGGAACTATAA